One Cydia splendana chromosome 23, ilCydSple1.2, whole genome shotgun sequence DNA window includes the following coding sequences:
- the LOC134801701 gene encoding probable serine/threonine-protein kinase DDB_G0276461, with translation MFHINIFKMKAIFIIFVAVLWYDVESAKIRATRRQWIQYQPPNPNVSPVQNQYNLYNAYLNKLLANRGQMYQIWPGSAQAAWWVNKGLIGQSGYQNGLNSLGTPTVYKNLVGTRTFYKNLVNGGHDLNLSTNQNDNSEGSGQDGYDIGIRVNSAPNPEQVHYSVNHNIQNYDNGNTFLAKSGVDGNQKAQFNIKKEESGSISSVPDHDAMTLTNIDVLDQNNLDVANEASLQDVVSEVTTDNVENTSNSIFTEDQTQNWADETHSDHTVTVSGWNSDNVKNNMTSPDNGDIITNVEAGIKDNTDTESIMTENLISTDEKSPDRSGLNVADASLHKQLKEVSRNIDVATQLNYWSPLPPRNLYPVNQNNLNWETKLSFLVNGPKPRVNPNGFSTMNVKPRVYPFSLPPNQQQMIRYNMPWSGFYGNYQRANPIVHPYLSKNIIKIVNSREKQNWADTTHSANTVTVSGLNSDNVKEIHEESVVPVNVVLKNDLISPDSGDTIIDIEANKDNTDTKSSMTENLIATDYKSPDKSGLNVADARLQKQLKEVSRNIDVATQLNYWSPLPPRNLYPVNQNNLNWETKSSFLVNGPKPRVYPNGFPTSNIKPRVYPFGVPPNQQQMIEYNMPWSGFYGNYKRPHPTYPYFTPRNVEWIIPSRENISPEQVYNLVSRICLNPNINVKAGTRNLPLNTYKSTPQNLDMDYDLDERRPFDFDYADGAFQPKLNRRFPFLYQRPQKAINFPGRFNRYRQRPYGDARELKIESTILRQNEATSNDPNMIDFTHPQLQIVKNNYVTKHDFDTTNQIGSLLTMNSKNMMRDGHNTPEASEKYVSQMIVDIATDLVKFPSSKCHSENVAKLLEGIKYIVDALKAEQCEKTH, from the exons ATGTTtcacataaatatatttaaaatgaagGCGATATTCATTATCTTTGTCGCTGTTCTGTGGTATGACGTGGAG AGCGCCAAGATTCGGGCAACCCGCAGGCAATGGATCCAGTATCAACCACCGAACCCAAATGTATCACCTGTCCAAAACCAATACAACTTATATAACGCTTATCTAAACAAACTATTGGCGAATAGGGGACAAATGTATCAAATTTGGCCTGGCTCTGCCCAGGCAGCTTGGTGGGTAAATAAAGGACTAATTGGACAATCTGGATATCAAAACGGGCTAAATTCTTTAGGAACACCTACTGTTTACAAAAACTTGGTGGGAACACGTACTTTTTATAAAAACTTGGTCAATGGAGGACATGATCTCAATCTATCTACTAACCAAAATGATAACTCTGAAGGCAGCGGGCAAGATGGTTACGATATAGGCATTCGCGTCAATAGCGCACCAAACCCTGAACAAGTTCATTATTCAGTAAATCACAATATCCAAAATTATGATAATGGTAATACTTTTTTAGCCAAAAGTGGTGTAGATGGGAACCAAAAAGCTCAATTTAATATCAAAAAGGAAGAAAGTGGCTCAATATCTTCAGTTCCTGATCATGATGCGATGACTTTAACTAATATCGATGTTTTAGATCAAAATAATTTAGACGTTGCCAACGAAGCTTCACTACAAGATGTTGTGAGTGAAGTTACTACTGATAACGTAGAAAATACCAGTAACAGTATTTTCACTGAAGATCAAACCCAAAACTGGGCTGACGAGACACACAGTGATCATACAGTGACGGTTAGTGGCTGGAACAGTGACAATGTCAAAAATAATATGACTTCTCCTGATAATGGAGATATTATCACAAATGTTGAAGCTGGCATCAAAGACAATACTGACACAGAGAGTATCATGACTGAAAATCTTATTTCAACAGACGAAAAAAGTCCTGATAGAAGTGGACTAAACGTGGCCGATGCAAGTCTTCATAAACAATTGAAAGAAGTTAGTAGAAACATAGACGTCGCCACTCAATTAAATTATTGGAGTCCTCTTCCTCCTAGGAACTTATATCCTGTAAATCAAAATAATCTTAACTGGGAAACCAAATTATCTTTCCTTGTGAACGGACCGAAACCTCGCGTCAATCCCAACGGCTTTTCCACAATGAATGTAAAACCTCGTGTATATCCCTTCAGCTTGCCACCAAACCAACAACAAATGATTAGATACAATATGCCATGGAGTGGTTTTTACGGAAATTATCAA CGAGCAAACCCTATTGTCCATCCATacttatcaaaaaatattataaagattGTAAATTCACGAGAAAAACAAAACTGGGCCGACACCACACACAGTGCTAACACAGTGACAGTGAGTGGCTTGAACAGTGACAATGTCAAAGAGATACATGAAGAAAGTGTTGTCCCAGTAAATGTGGTACTGAAAAACGATTTGATTTCTCCTGATAGTGGGGATACTATCATAGATATTGAAGCCAACAAAGACAATACTGACACAAAGAGTAGCATGACTGAAAATCTTATTGCGACAGACTACAAGAGTCCTGATAAAAGTGGACTAAACGTGGCCGATGCTCGTCTTCAAAAACAATTGAAAGAAGTTAGTAGAAACATAGACGTCGCCACTCAATTAAATTATTGGAGTCCTCTTCCTCCTAGGAACTTATATCCTGTAAATCAAAATAATCTTAACTGGGAAACCAAATCATCTTTCCTTGTGAACGGACCGAAACCTCGCGTCTATCCCAACGGTTTTCCCACATCGAATATAAAACCTCGTGTATATCCCTTCGGCGTGCCACCAAACCAACAACAAATGATTGAATATAATATGCCATGGAGTGGTTTTTACGGAAATTATAAA CGACCACACCCTACTTATCCATACTTTACACCAAGGAATGTTGAATGGATTATACCTTCACGAGAAAATATTTCACCAGAACAAGTATATAACCTTGTTTCACGTATATGCTTAAATCCGAATATAAATGTTAAAGCAGGTACACGCAACTTACCTCTAAATACCTACAAAAGCACACCACAGAACTTGGATATGGATTATGACTTGGATGAGAGACGTCCCTTTGATTTTGATTACGCCGACGGTGCTTTTCAACCAAAGCTTAACAGAAGGTTTCCATTTTTATATCAAAGACCACAAAAAGCTATTAATTTTCCGGGACGATTTAATAGATACAGACAAAGGCCTTATGGTGATGCACGAGAGCTAAAAATCGAATCAACAATTTTGAGACAAAATGAAGCTACATCAAATGATCCTAACATGATTGACTTTACACATCCCCAACTCCAAATTGTCAAAAACAATTATGTTACCAAACATGATTTTGATACAACAAATCAAATTGGATCTTTGCTAACAATGAATTCAAAAAATATGATGCGGGATGGGCATAACACACCAGAGGCTTCAGAAAAGTATGTTAGTCAAATGATAGTAGATATAGCAACTGACTTAGTAAAATTCCCCTCCTCTAAATGTCACAGTGAAAATGTTGCAAAATTATTAGAaggaataaaatatattgttgaTGCCTTAAAAGCAGAGCAGTGTGAAAAAACACATTAA